In Streptomyces sclerotialus, the DNA window CGACGCGAAGGTCAGTGTGACGGGCCCCTCCGTCCTCCCGGCGGGTGAACATGATGTGAGGCCGATGACCGCTGCGGCGAGGAGTGCTCGCAGCGCCCGTCGGCAGGACACGCGGATGTGCACCGATCGCACTGCTCACCCTTCGGTCAGAGGTGCTGCGCGCCGGGCGTGCTGCCGGTGGCAGCCCGCCGGAGAGCCCCGGCGCCGGCCGCTGGGCCGACCGTGATCCTGCCGAGGCCGGCCCGGGGGGGCTCACTGCGTCAGCGCGCAGCATAGGTGTTCATGGGGCGTCAACGGTCGACGCGATGCGCTCGGGCGCGTTCACCGGAAGCGTTCCCGGTGGTGAGCGACATAAAGCTCGATCTCGGCCGGGCCCACGGGGGCCGTACGCAGTCCGGCGCGCTCGGCCAGCTCGGTTGCACGGTCCGTGCTGAACAGTGCGGTGCTGTCGTGGAACAGCTCGGCGAGTCCTTGCCCGGGTACGTCCTCGTGCCCGTTCGACGGCACGGGCAGGACTGCCAGGGCACGGGCCAGGTCCCCGTCTCGCGGATCGTCCATGGACGCCGCGTGCAGGAGGTGCCAGAACTCCTCATAGGTCGCCTTGTGCAGACCGAAGGCGTGCCCGAAGGCGCCCAGCAGTTCGTCGAGTGCGAGACCGTGCGGACGCAGCAGGTGGAAGTAGCCGTCCCGGTGGTCGGTGAGGGCGGTGAGCAGGAGTGCTCCCACATGGTCGACCGGTGTGTAGTCGACGGACACGTCGCCGGTGACGTACGTGCCTGTCCGTAGGCATGCCCTGACCAGCAGTTCGATGCACGCCCCGGCATTGGGGACACCGGTGCGGGCCGAGGGCATGACCTCACCGAGACGGTGGACGGCAACGGTCAGCCCGCGGTCCGCCGCTTCCTGCACCAGCCGCTCCGCCACCCACTTGGACTGGCCGTAACCGGTTCCGGGCGGCTCCGAGCCGTCGAACCGCGCCTCCGGTACGAGGGAAGGAGCCACCTCTCCGGCGGCCGGCGTCACCGCCTCCCTCACCTGGCCCGGGCAGGCGGAGAGGGTGGACACGAAGTGCACGTGCTTGGGCCGGGCGGTGGCCGCCAGCCGGAGCAGCTCGACCGTACCGGTCACGTTGGTGCCGCGGTGGGCAGCGTAGCCACGTACGAGATTGACCAGGGCGCCGGCGTGCACCACCGTGTCGACGTCTTCGGACAGCCGTCGGCGGTCCGCAGGCGTCAGGCCGAGCCAGGGCCGGGTGAGGTCGCCGGGGACCGCGTCGATACGGCCGGCCGTCTCGTCCGACCACAGTCGGTACCGCTGGAGATGCGCGGTGAGGCGCCGGAGGGCGGCTTGCGGGCTGTCGGCGCGGACGAGGCAGTGGACGGTCGCGCCGGTGCGCCGGAGCACGTCGTGCAGCAGCTGGGCCCCGATGAAACCGGTGGCTCCGGTGAGCAGTACCCGTTCGACCACAGGGGAGGGGGCGTGGGCGGCGGTGACGTCGATGTCCGCCGGCAGGTGCAGGTCCGCCGGGAAGTCGGACGGGGCCAGCGGGCGTTGCGGGGGAGCGGCCGTGCGTCCGTGTCCCGCCGTCGCGGCCCCCAGGTGGGCTGCCTGCGCATCGACCGTGGACATGGCCACCACGTCACCGACGGAGAAGGCGGTGCCGAATCGTTCGGTGATGGCCAGTGCGAGCTGGAGGGCGCAGAGTGAGTCGCCGCCGCTCTCGAAGAAGTCGTCCTGCGGGCTGCTCACGGGCGCCGGGAGGACCGTCGCCCAGAGCTCCAGCAGAGTCCGCTCCGTGGCGTTGCGCGCCGGTACCGCAGCGGGCGCGGTCGCCCGCGCCGTGGCGTCGAGCAGGTCGGCGAGCGCCCGGCGGTCCGCTTTGCCGTTGCCGTTGACCGGCATCGACTCCAGGACGGTGAACCGCCTGGGCGTCAGCTCCCCTGGCAGCAGTGTCCTGACGTGGCGCTTCAGTTCGGCGGCTGTCAGGGCGCCGGCCGCAGGGAAACCGTTCGCCGACGGACCGCTGTGCGCGGTGACGAATGCCGCCAGGTGTGACCTGCCACCGTGCTCGTGGACCACCACCTTGGCCTCACGTACCTGCGGATGCGCGGCGAGCGCCTGCTCGACCTCGGAGAGCTCCACGCGCACGCCGCCTATCTTCACCTGCTGGTCCGCGCGCCCGTCGAAGTAGAGCAGGTCGTCGGCGCCGTAGTGGCCCCGGTCCCCGGTGCGGTACATCAAAGGTCCCGGCAGCTGCGGGAAGGGGTTCGGCACGAACGCCCGAGCGGTCCGCTCGGGGTCGCCCAGGTAACCGGCGCCCAGACAGTCGCCGCCGATCCAGATCTCACCGACCGTGCCAGGGGCAGCCGGCCGCAGCTCCCCGTCCAGGACAGCGGCCCACGTGTTGTCGATGGGGCGTCCGATCGGAAGGGGCGCGGAGTCGTCGCGGGCCACATCGTGGAACACCATGCCGATGGCGGCCTCTGTGGGGCCGTACGTGTTGGTGATCCGCAAGCCCGGCAGCATCTCCTGCAGCGCCCGGACGCTGCCGTGGTTGATCTCTTCGCCGCCGACCAGCAGCGTACGCAGCGAGGCCAGCCGCGGGACCAGGTCCGGCCGTGAGCGCAACAGTTCGACCAGCGAGTTCAGGATCGTCGGGACGAAGTCCGTCATCGTCACCTGGTGCCGCTCGACGGCCGCTACCGTCGCGGGCAGGTCGAGCAGGCCCTGCCGTTCGGGGATGACGACCCGGCCGCCACAGCTGAGCGGCCACAGCAGCTGCCACAGGGACGAGTCGAAGGTATGCCGGCTGTTCTGCAGAACGATGGGCCGCTCGTGCGGGTCAAGGAAGCGACGGCTCATGTGGTGCAGGCGGTTGACCAGCCCCCTGTGGAGGTTCAGGGCGCACTTGGGTGTGCCGGTCGAGCCGGACGTGTAGAAGCCGTAAGCAAGGTCTTCCGGGCCGACCGGCGGATGGGCCGGGCCCTCCGGTCCGGCCCCGGGCCGGAGCACGTCGACCGTCAAGGAGGGGACTCCGTCACAGACCCCCTCGGGGCCGCCCGGGGACAACAGGACGACCTCGGGCGCGCAGGCGCTCACCATGGTGCGCAACCGCGGTTCGGGCCACTGCTCGGCGAGCGGTACGAACGCGGCGCCGGCCTTCACAACCGCCAGCATGGCGAGCGGCAGTTCGGGGCCGTTGCGCATCACCAGCGGAACGAGTGCGCCGCGCCGTACTCCCGAGGCGGCCAGCCGGCCGGCCAGGGAAACGACGCCGGTCATCAGCCGGCGGTAGGTCAGGACCTGGTTGCCGTACTCGACCGCAGGTGCCTCGGGGTGGCGTATCGCGGCGGCTTCGACGAGGCCGGCCACGGAACGGTCCGCCGGGTACGGGACGGCGCGTCCGCGGAACCGCTGCAGTTCGCACACGTGCAGGGCCTGTACGTCCATCAAACCTCCTGGACCGGTCGCTCGTGCCTGGGCGCGGTCGCGTGGCGGCGTGGTGAACGTACTCGTCGCGGTCGCCACGGGAGCCGCCCTTGTCCGGCGAAGAAGCGGGCGAGGGCGGCGTTACCGGGCCGTCGGCGTGTGGAACTCAGACCTCCATGGCCATCCAGCTGATGTACCAGTCATGGCTGACGGCGTATTCCACCGTCAGCGGGCGGCCGTCCTGCCACCTCACGTAGATCCGGAATCCCTTGGGAGTGGGCGTGTAGATGGTGTTTCCGCCGGTGGTCGTCCACATGGAGTCTCGACCGCACAAGTTGGCCGTGTAGACCGGGGTCTTGGCGAAGTTTCCTGCCGAGGTGTCGACATCGATGTAGATGCCGATTCCGTTCTCCTCCTCCTCGTGCTGCTTCCAGTCGTTGATCGGAGTGTTACCTCCGATGACCTTGGGAGTGGCCATGCAGGTCTCCTCGCGTGAACGGAGGGAAATCACGTGAATTGCGTGAAGGAGAATTGATTCCTTGTGGTGCTCACCAAGGAACCATTCCTCGGCTGAGTGTGCGTGGCTGGGAGGATTGAACACAAGGCTGCCGTGGCGACGCTTTTCGGCCTATTAATTCGGCAAGTATGAAATGCGCCTGCATGGGCGCGGATCAACTCGAAAGGGTTTCAATTCGCCGGGCATTATGCGTCTCTCCGCCTGTCTTCTCAGGCCTTCGGTGCGGTGGCGGTGTGGTCACCGAGCGCCTCCCAGGCGAGCAGTCCCGCCCCCAGGCAGCCCGCATCGTCCTGCAGGGCGGCGGGCAGCACCTCCGGCATCACCCGCGACGGCAGCCGCTCGGCGAGCTGTTCACGCAGGGGAGTCAGCAGGAATGCCTCGGACCGGCCGAGTCCGCCGCCCACGACGACGGCCGAAGGCGCGAAGAGCGCGAGGCAGACGGTGAGCGAATCGGCCAACGCCGCCACCGCATCCGCCCACACCCTGGCCGCGAGTCGGTCCCCCTCGGTGGCCAGCCGGGCCACAGCGGCGGCATCCGCCGGGGCCCCGCCGTCCGATCCGGCCAGCTGCCGGTAACGCCTGACGACAGCGGGCCCACCCGCGAGCGTGCTCACGCAGCCGCGCCGGCCGCAGCCGCACCTGTCGCCGCCGGGCCGCACCACCACATGCCCGAGTTCGCCGGCCCGCGAGTGCTCCCCGGTGAACGGCCGTCCGCCGAGCATGATCGCCGCCCCGACCCCGGTGCCGACGGGCATGAAGAGGAACACCTCGTGCCCGCGGCCGGACCCGAGCCGCGCCTCGGCGACACCTCCGGCCCGTACATCGTGTCCCAGTACGACGGG includes these proteins:
- a CDS encoding non-ribosomal peptide synthetase; the protein is MDVQALHVCELQRFRGRAVPYPADRSVAGLVEAAAIRHPEAPAVEYGNQVLTYRRLMTGVVSLAGRLAASGVRRGALVPLVMRNGPELPLAMLAVVKAGAAFVPLAEQWPEPRLRTMVSACAPEVVLLSPGGPEGVCDGVPSLTVDVLRPGAGPEGPAHPPVGPEDLAYGFYTSGSTGTPKCALNLHRGLVNRLHHMSRRFLDPHERPIVLQNSRHTFDSSLWQLLWPLSCGGRVVIPERQGLLDLPATVAAVERHQVTMTDFVPTILNSLVELLRSRPDLVPRLASLRTLLVGGEEINHGSVRALQEMLPGLRITNTYGPTEAAIGMVFHDVARDDSAPLPIGRPIDNTWAAVLDGELRPAAPGTVGEIWIGGDCLGAGYLGDPERTARAFVPNPFPQLPGPLMYRTGDRGHYGADDLLYFDGRADQQVKIGGVRVELSEVEQALAAHPQVREAKVVVHEHGGRSHLAAFVTAHSGPSANGFPAAGALTAAELKRHVRTLLPGELTPRRFTVLESMPVNGNGKADRRALADLLDATARATAPAAVPARNATERTLLELWATVLPAPVSSPQDDFFESGGDSLCALQLALAITERFGTAFSVGDVVAMSTVDAQAAHLGAATAGHGRTAAPPQRPLAPSDFPADLHLPADIDVTAAHAPSPVVERVLLTGATGFIGAQLLHDVLRRTGATVHCLVRADSPQAALRRLTAHLQRYRLWSDETAGRIDAVPGDLTRPWLGLTPADRRRLSEDVDTVVHAGALVNLVRGYAAHRGTNVTGTVELLRLAATARPKHVHFVSTLSACPGQVREAVTPAAGEVAPSLVPEARFDGSEPPGTGYGQSKWVAERLVQEAADRGLTVAVHRLGEVMPSARTGVPNAGACIELLVRACLRTGTYVTGDVSVDYTPVDHVGALLLTALTDHRDGYFHLLRPHGLALDELLGAFGHAFGLHKATYEEFWHLLHAASMDDPRDGDLARALAVLPVPSNGHEDVPGQGLAELFHDSTALFSTDRATELAERAGLRTAPVGPAEIELYVAHHRERFR
- a CDS encoding ROK family protein, giving the protein MSLPPGTSAVLGLDIGGTAIKSALVAPDGTPLTPVARHPARTTRRRPEAAVDAVLDRAAALLDAAVAEGVVVRALGVAACGVIDESAGVAVFSASFGWRDVPLRRLLAERTGLPVVLGHDVRAGGVAEARLGSGRGHEVFLFMPVGTGVGAAIMLGGRPFTGEHSRAGELGHVVVRPGGDRCGCGRRGCVSTLAGGPAVVRRYRQLAGSDGGAPADAAAVARLATEGDRLAARVWADAVAALADSLTVCLALFAPSAVVVGGGLGRSEAFLLTPLREQLAERLPSRVMPEVLPAALQDDAGCLGAGLLAWEALGDHTATAPKA